The Penaeus vannamei isolate JL-2024 chromosome 39, ASM4276789v1, whole genome shotgun sequence genome window below encodes:
- the LOC113806856 gene encoding pro-resilin produces MNAKVALLLSLLAVAAADTQPAYSYDAPSSEESVEAKYDFQWAVKDDYSGNDFGHQESRDGDDTQGSYYVQLPDGRLQKVTYYVDGDSGYVAEVSYEGEARYDSVESREDAYAPPRPVYG; encoded by the exons GTCGCGCTTCTGCTCTCCCTGCTGGCCGTGGCTGCCGCTGACACCCAGCCTGCTTACTCCTACGACGCCCCT TCGTCGGAGGAATCGGTGGAGGCCAAGTACGACTTCCAGTGGgccgtgaaggacgactactccggcaacgacttcggacaccaggagtcccgcgacggcgacgacacccagggatcctactacgtgcagctccccgacggccgcctgcagaaggtcacctactacgtggacggcgactccggctacgtggccgaggtcagctacgagggcgaggctcgctaCGACTCCGTCGAGTCCCGCGAGGACGCCTACGCCCCGCCCAGACCCGTGTACGGCTGA